The Mytilus galloprovincialis chromosome 7, xbMytGall1.hap1.1, whole genome shotgun sequence genome has a window encoding:
- the LOC143082436 gene encoding uncharacterized protein LOC143082436 yields the protein MLINLAILHVVALIIKGVYAVPISNNNNQKDGQLRMYELLDEYFRDKDTNEDHRQNKYPSHLSELGTQKRGKYSWSVAYGKRDRWIAYGKRNSRHSGIAMPSFGPSLDSSQDLPVYDHNAVKRHQMWEARWGKKRTTVSANPTTKAMENFEQQQSYEGYFTKNPTFKRQQWTKSPWGKRSY from the coding sequence GTGTATACGCCGTCCCAATTAGCAATAATAACAACCAAAAAGATGGGCAATTACGAATGTACGAACTATTAGATGAATATTTTCGGGACAAAGACACAAATGAAGATCACAGACAGAACAAATACCCATCTCATTTAAGTGAACTTGGCACTCAAAAGAGAGGCAAATATTCCTGGTCAGTAGCTTATGGGAAACGTGACCGTTGGATCGCCTATGGGAAAAGGAATTCTCGTCATAGTGGAATAGCCATGCCATCGTTTGGACCTTCATTGGACTCATCGCAGGATCTACCAGTGTATGACCACAATGCAGTTAAACGACACCAGATGTGGGAGGCTCGATGGGGAAAGAAACGAACAACCGTATCTGCAAATCCAACAACAAAGGCCATGGAAAACTTCGAGCAACAACAGTCTTACGAAGGATATTTCACTAAAAATCCAACTTTCAAACGCCAACAGTGGACCAAATCCCCTTGGGGAAAACGTTCATATTAA